The sequence TCTTTGCTGGCCGCGGCCGGTGCGCTGATTGTTCTGTTCTTCATCAGCGATGGTCCCCTCGCGCTCCCGGCCGCGCGGTTCGACTGGCGACAAGTCGGAAAAATCTTTCGCAATCGTGGGGTGCGGCTCGCGAGCCTCGGTTACTTCGGCCACATGTGGGAGCTGTACGCGATGTGGACGTGGATTCCGTTCATGATTCGCGCGAGTCTTTCTTTGCGGCAAAGCGAGCCGGCCCTGGCTGAGGTCGCTTCGTTCCTGGTGATCGGTTGCGGCGCACTGGGTTGCGTCGTGGCTGGTTTGCTCGCCGATCGCATCGGTCGCACAGTCGTAACGTCGGGCGCGATGGCGATCAGCGCGAGTTGTTGCTTGCTGATCGGCTTTGCGTTCGGTGCTCATCCGCTGCTGCTTTTAACGATTGCCGCGATCTGGGGCGCCAGTGTGGTCGCCGATTCCGCGCAGTTCTCGGCCTGCGTCACTGAACTCGGCGATCCGCAATACATTGGCACCGCGCTGACAATGCAAACATCGCTCGGATTTTTACTGACGACTGTCTCGATCGAATTACTTCCGCGCGTTGAAAAAATCGTCGGCTGGCGTTACGCGTTCATGATTCTCGCGCCGGGTCCTTTGTTGGGAGTATTGGCCATGCTGCGTCTGCGCGCGCTGCCGGAAGCGCAGAAGATCGCGCACGGCAGGCGTTGAGCTGAATACCACTCGCGTCGAAATGAGGTCAGTCCCACTTGCGTCAGCAAGTGGGTTAAGGACTCACCTGAGGCTTGACCCTTTATTCCATCCGCTGACGCAGATGGTACTGACTCCGATCCCGCTGACGGATGGTACTGACTGCGGGCGAGACGCCCGCGCTCCCAGCGATTTGCAGTCATCGCCGTATCGGCGTTTAATATGCGAAAGAATGATCGGCGCAAAACTTGGGAACTACAGGATCCTAGAGAAGATTGGCGCCGGTGGGCAGGGAACAGTTTACAAAGCGACCGATACGAAGCTTGGTCGCGCAGTTGTCATCAAAGTCCTTCCCCCGGAACTCACCGTTAAAGAAGCCAACCTGAAGCGTTTTGAACGCGAAGCGCGACTGGCCTCGGCGCTCGATCACCCGAACATCTGCACAATTTTCGACCTTAACGAAATCGGTGGCGTGCATTTCATCGCCATGCAGTTCGTCGAGGGCAAAAACGTCCGCGAGCTGGTGAATGGCCGTCCGCTTGATCTGCGCAGCGCGCTCTCAATCACAATCCAGGTCGCTGACGCGTTGGCCGCGGCGCACGGACGCGGCATCGTGCATCGCGACATCAAAGCCGGCAACGTCATGGTCACACCAACCGGTCAGGCGAAGATCCTGGACTTTGGTTTGGCGAAGCTTTTGGACAGTGAAGATCTCGGTGGCATACACCACACCGATTTAACCGAAGTTGGCATTCCGTACGGCACTGCGACGTACGCGGCGCCTGAACAAGCGCGCGGCGAACGGGTTGATGCGCGCGCGGACATTTTTTCCACCGGCGTTTTGCTGTACGAAATGCTCACCGGCATGTGGCCGTTTCAGGGTAAGACGAGCATCGATGTGCGCCACGCCGTGTTGCACGACGATCCGTTGCCGCTCGATCAGGCGCGACCGGATCCGACGCCGGCGCGGCTGCAAGCAATCCTCGATCGGACGATCGCAAAGAACCCGAAGGATCGTTATCAGAAAGCCGATGTGCTGCGCGACGAATTGCGCGAAGTGCTGCGTGACGTCGATAGCGGCACGGCGTTCAATGAACCGCTGGTGCCGATTGCTCCGAAATATTTATCGGGAACGAGTGCGGTTGGCCGCGCGATGCGCTGGTTACGCGGAGTAACGGGCGAGCGGACTTCACAGATGCGCGGATCCAGCTCCGCCGACCGGCCGGTACATGAAACGCCGGTGACGAGCGTGGGCGAAGGCGACCGCAAAAGCGTCGCGATCCTTCCTTTTAAGAATCTCAGCAGCGATCCGCAATCGAGCTTTTACGAATTTTCTCTCGCGGACGCGGTCATTACTGAGCTCGCGCGCGTGCGTTCGCTGGTCGTGCGGCCATCTTCGGAAATTGTGAAGTACCAGGGAAAGCAGGTCGATCCGCGCGAAGCCGGCCGTGAGATGAGTGTCTCAGCGGTGCTCTCCGCTGGTTTCCTGCGCGCCGGCGATCGCATTCGTGTCACCGCGCAGCTGGTGGACGTGAACTCAGGCGAGCTTCTGTGGAGTGACCGCATCGACGCCGACGCAACCGACATCATCAACGTGCAGGACACGATCACGCAGGAGATTTGCGACGGGTTGCGGCTGGAACTGTCGTCGGACGAGAAAGATCGGCTCGAACAGCAGAAGACTGCGAATGCCGAAGCCTACGAGGAATACCTGCGCGGCCGCGACTCGCTCGGCCGGTACATCTATCACACGATCGCGCGCAAAGACATCGACGAGGCGATCGAGCGTTTCGAACGCGCTGCGGAAATGGATCCTTCGTTTGCTTTGGCGCACAGCGCGCTGGGCGCCGCCTACGGCAGTCGCGTCATGAAAGGATTCGGCGAGGCCGACGATCATGCGCTGGCGCGCGAAGCCTTCGACAAGGCGCTCGCTCTCGACCCACATCTGCTGGAAGCCCGCTTGAACATGGTCTTCATCTACTTGTCTGGCGGTGAGAAAGCGAAGGCGCGCGCGGCCGTCGATGAGCTGCGACGGGAAGCACCAAATGATGCGAGCGTCCATTTTGTGCGCGCGGTGGTGGCGCGGCTCGACGGCGATTACGAGAAGGCGCTGCGCAGTTTGGATCGGATGCTGAAGCTGAACCCGAGCGAGCGCGTCGTGGTGAGCTACAATCGATCGCGCATCCTCACTTACCTCTCGCGCTTTGATGAGGCGTTTGCGGAATTAGGCGCCGGCGCCGCCGTCGAGCCGGATCATCCGCTGATCAAAACGTTTCGCGCGCGCGCATTGTACTACCACGGCGAGCCGACCAAGGCGGCCGAGATTCTCGAAGCAGTGCTTGAACAGCACCCGCAGCTCGACGGCATCCGCCCGATCTACGCGACGTTCCTGAGTGCGCTCGGGTTCAGCGAAGAAGCGCGCGCGCAATTAACCGACGAAGTCGTCAAGACAGCTAACACCGATCACGACATTGCGTACTGGCTCGCGTCGGCGTATGCGATGGAAGGCGAGCGCGATCCGGCTTTGCAGTGGTTGCGACGCGCGATTGAGCTCGGCAACGAAAATCGCCCCTGGTTCGAGCGTGACAAGAATTGGGAATCGCTGCGTGACGATCAGGAGTACCAGCGGATTCTGAATTCAATTAACGTCCCGATGTCGCGGGACGAAGCAAATCCCTAATTGGAGTAAGCTTACTGCACCCGGGCGGGCGAGGCGCCCGCGCTCCCAGCATTATGAAAACATTCGTCGTTGGTGACATTCACGGCCGTTGTGCGCAGCTGCGCGGGCTACTCGATCTTCTGCCGCGTGATGAAGCCACGGACACGTTGGTTTTTCTCGGCGACCTCATCGATCGCGGGCCCGATGTGCCGGGCTGCGTCGAGCACGTTTCCAAACTCTGTGGTGACAATCCGGAACGCGTCCGGTGTCTGCGCGGTAATCACGAACAGATGCTGCTGGACTTTATCGATCGCAAGCACACGATTTGGGTCGAGGCCTCGACCGGAGGAGAACAAACTTTCAAGCAGTACACGGGCAAGCCCTGGCGTCTGCGCACGGATGCGGATTTCTGGGCCGCGAGTGACGCGATCGCAGAAGCGATTCCGGCAGAGCAACTCGCATTCATGCGCGAGTTACCGCTTTATCACGAGGACGAATTCGCGCTTTACGTTCATGCGGGTCTGGAAGATGGGAAGCATCCGCGCGACAGCTCACCTCACGCTCTGCTCTGGACACGCAACACCGACTTTTACAAAAGCTATCGCGGCAAGCCGTGCGTGTTCGGTCACACGCCGACGCCCTTCCTGCCGCTGCGCGGACGACTCGGCCGCCACGGCATCTACGTCCACAACAGCGCGATTGGCATCGACACGGGTTACAACCTGCAATCGCCGCTGTCGTGCCTCTCGCTGCCCGACTTCACTTTGTATCAGACGTTTGCCGACGGCCGCACCGCTACGCATCACATCACCGTAATGATTCCAGAAAGTTTGAAAGAGATGCAGCGGAATGCGGCGGCTGGTAGTTAAAGAAGGGAACATCGGCGGTCCAGCGCGTATGCACAGCCAACGACCACGGGAGGTATTATCGGCGCCGTCAAGGATCCCTAGGGCGCTGTCGTCGCGGACGCCACGGTGACGGCAATCGCGTGCTCTTCAACAACATCACCGTTGACGGCAACGACCTGCCGCGACCTACGATGATGGTAACTATATTCTCGGAAGAAAATCCATAGAAGTGAATCAATATATAGCCAAAAAGGCGGTTTTTGGCACGTTTCTTAAACGGAACACCCTTTGCGACGGTGACCTCGACACACGAAGCCGCCGTTAAAGCTGCTAAATGTGGAACTACGAACGGGCTGTCTAACTTTGGAGAGTGGGGCAGCCCGCTTCGTTTCTAGGCGCAGGGGAGTCAGCGTTTCATCCAAGAATTTGGACTAAAAACCAATATAATCTCACCCCAACCACGCGCCCACATCACAACAAGCCCACATAAGGCTGAATAATCGACGCCGCACATACGAATTGCCGGCCGGAACATTGTTTGCCTAAAACCTTAACAAAGTATCCGTCACCGGCACTCTCCAAAAAGTAACACCGGTCGTCGGAAACGAGAGTTCCACATTCAGCTGCGGATGAACTGCGGCTTTGGTGTGTCTATGCGAAATCGGAGCGATATTCCGTCACGAAGCTTTAGAAGAATTAATAAGTTCTTCGACGCCGCTGAATTGTTCGTCGATAGGGTCGCCAAGCTGTTAAAGAGATGCAAACCGCTGGTTATCGAGGTCTTTCTCCTCGTTGAACTCATAGTCTTGCTTGTGTTGGTGATTTTAAAAACCTAGCGAAAGCCTATTCGTATCGCAGGCATTCAATCGGATCGAGGCGGGCGGCTTTGCGCGCGGGCCAGACGCCGAAGACGAGTCCCACGAAAATACTCACCGACAATCCCGAGACAACGGCCCAGGTAGGAACTGAAGCCGGCAGGCTCGGAATAAGCAGCATGATGAGATTGCTGATGCCCACCGCCGACAGCACACCAATCATGCCGCCGATAAACGTGAGCGTCATCGCTTCAAAAAGGAATTGATTGGTGATGTCGCGGCGTCGCGCGCCCAGCGCTTTCCGCACGCCAATCTCTTGAGTGCGCTCAGTCACGCTGACCAGCATGATGTTCATGACGCCGATGCCGCCGACCAGCAGCCCAAGGCTGGAGATCGCGATCGCGATCAACCCGACCATTGCCGTAATGCTGTCGAACTGCTTAACGAAGTTGTCGGCCGTTTTGATGTCGAAGTTGTTTGGATCGCCAAAGTTGACGTTGCGCCGGCGACGGAGGATATCTTCCGACTGCGTCAGTGCTTCATTGAGCTGGCCGGCTCGCGCTTTAATTACAAACAGCAGCCAACCGCGTGCGGGCGCAACCTTTTGCGCGGTGCGCAGCGGAAGATACACGGCATTATCTTCCTCGTTCTCTCCGAAGAAGCCCGCTTTGCGCTTTTCCAGAACGCCGACGATCTCAAAGTTCAAACCACCCATCCGAACTTCCTTGCCGGCGATGTTGCTCTGCTCACCTGGAAACAGTGCATCGGCCGCGTTGACGCCAATCACCAGGACATTCCGGCGCTGATCATCGTCAGCATCGGTTATGAAGCGCCCTTCGCGAATCGTCACATTTGTCAGATCCGCATAATTGGCGGTCACGCCCGTCGTGTTTCCCCAGCGATAATTGTTTCCCCGATAGGTGATGTTGTCGTCGAACGGTCCGCCGCTGTAACCAACGTTCGGCGCCTCAACGGCAATATCTTCCACGGCGCCCGCCTGGGCCTTGATTGCTTCGGCATCGTCCACCGTCAGAGGTTTACGCAGGCGCTCGGCGCGATCTGTGTTTGTGCGCGGGCCGGTGGTGAGGTGAAAAGCATAGATATTGTTCGTGCCGTAATCTTCAATCATGGCGACCAGGCTCTGCCGCATGCCGGTCAGGATGGAAGCCACCACGATGGCAGTGAACACGCCAATAACGATGCCGAGCACGGTCAGAAAGCTGCGAAACTTATTCGAGCGGACGCTGTCCAGCGCCATGCGCAGAACTTCTGTCGGAAAGATTTTAGGAATCTTAAGTTTCACGTACTTCCTAAGTCGCTATTTTAGTGCTTCGTACTTTGTGCTTGGTACTTTGAAAAGACATCAAAGCACGAAGTACAAAGCACCGCCCTACGTAGTTTTTGTCAAAGCAATAATCGGGTTCAGCCGGGCGGCCTTGAAGGCCGGATAAATGCCGGCAATCATGCCCACGCCGGTTGATACAACGACCGCTAAGAGAATGTAGCCAATGGTAATCGTCATCGTGATCCCGGCGACTGCCGTTATCAGGGTGACAATCCCGTAGGCCGCGAGCAGCCCAATCAGACCGCCCATCCCGCAGAGCATGGCGGATTCGATTTGAAACTGCACCAGGATTTGTTTGCGCGTCGCGCCCACCGCTTTGCGCAAACCGATCTCAAACGTTCGTTCCGTCACACTAACCAGCATGATGTTCATCACGACGATACCGCCCACGATCAGAGTGATGGCCGTGATCGGAATCACCACCGCGGCGATGCTGGCGGTGAATTGATCGATTTGATTGGTGAGCCCTTCGACGTCCACTACGCCAAAGTCATCTTCCTCGTTCCCCTTCAACCGGTGCTTGTTGCGCAGCTCCATGCGCGCGTTTTCGATGGCCGCCTGGAAGGTTTCTCGCGAACTCGAGCCGCCGTGAATTTGCAGGTTGTTTCGCCCAAACATCTGCATGTGGGTGGTGGCGGGAATATAGATGTGGCGGTCCATCGAATCGCCAAAGAACGAGCCGCGTGTTTCTTCGACGCCGACCACGCGCATCGGCAATCCACGGACCTTCAGCGTTTTGCCAATCGGGTCCGTGTTCCCAAAATACTTTTCTCTAATTTCCTGGCCGAGCACGCATACCAGCGCCGAACGCGTCACGTCGTCGGGCGAAATGAAACGGCCTTCGTTAATCGTCTTCTGTTCGATCGTCTCCATATTCGCGGTGACGCCGAAAATAATTGCGCCGGGGAACTCGACTCCGTCCTGACTGAGATCGGCCTGCGCGCCCATCGCGACGCCGACCTCCGAGCACGCCTGGCAGCGGTCGCGCACCCATTCGTAGTCGTCCCAGTTCAGCCGTTTATTGCGGCGATTCCGGCGCTCGTACTCTTCATCGCTCATCCGCCCGTGCGAGGCCATGCGCGCAATCATGAAGTGGTTCGCGCCCAGAAGCTTCGAGACGCGCTCAGTCACATAGGTGTTCAGGCCGCTAATCGACGCGCCGACGACCACCACCGCGGCGACGCCGATGATGATGCCGATAAGGGTCAAAAACGCGCGGAGTTTGTGCGCCAGGATGGACTGAAGCGCGATTTTGGCGGAATCGGAATAGACGGAATACAGGTATCGCATCGGTAAATACGGTCTGATTTCAGTACGAGGACTGCCCGCGAAAAGTTTAGACCTTAGACACGGAGCTGGGGTTCCATCTTAAAGACGCGGGATTGGAGAGGTTATTAACGTTAATTTTGGAGTGCGGCGGCGGGCTCTTTCAGCCCTTCAGGCTGACCCATAACCCCCAAAGGATAGTGAGAAGCCCGGCGCACTCCAAATTATTGTATAAAGCCCTTTTTCAAAAGCCACTCACGGACAACAACCTTCTTGTCTCGCCGCGCGCCGTCCACCTCGTAGTTCAGCTTCCGCATTTCGTCGGTGGAAATCGCACCGCCGAGTATTTGCAGGGCGTCGGCCAACGCCGAAACCCGCGCCAGGGCATCTCTGCGGGTCATGAACACCGCTTCGTACGGCGGGAAATAGCGCCGATCATCTTCGAGTTGCACCAGATCGAGAGAAGCAATCCGCCCATCGGTTGAATTTCCCGCGATCATATCGACCTGGCGCGAAGACAACGCGGTATAAGTTAAGTCCAGCGCCATCTCGCGGATTGCACGGAATTTCAAACCGTACGTGCGTGAGAAGCCGGGGTAACCATCCTGTCTACTGATGAAGTCATGCCCAAAGCCGGCTTGCCATTGTGGCGAGTGTCTCGCCGCTTCCGAGACGGTTTTCAGATTTAATTTACGCGCGTCTTCACCCCGCACCAGGATCGCGAAGGTGTTGTCGAAGCCGAGCGGCGGACTTACTTCGACGTTGAATTGTTCGCCGTACTCGCGTCTGACCTGATCGTAGACAGCTTTAGGATCGGTGACGGGCGGGTGTTGGAGAATCGCCGTGAAGGCTGTGCCGGTGTATTCAGGATAGAGATCGATTTGCCCGGCAGTCAGTGCCGTGTGCACCAGGTTTCCTCCCAAGTCAAAACGCCGGTCCACCGTGACATTCTTGGCTTCGAGCATCTGCGCGACAATCTCAGCAAGCAGGACGGATTCCGTGAAATCCTTCGAGCCAACGACTACTCGAGCCCGACCGTCAGAGGCTGTGCCGCGGAAACTCTTTAGCGCCGCATAACCCATCGCGAGCACGCCTGCCGCCAGAACAGTCACAGCCACTACGCGCAGTGGTTTCGGAAATCGCCGCTGACGCGACACGTTTGGGTCAAATCGTCTTTCGATCAACGTAAAGCCGAAATCCGCCGCCAGAGCCATCAACGCCGATGGTACCGCTCCGGCAAGCAGAAGACGATCATCGTTCACCCTTAAACCTCGAAAGATGTATTCCCCCAACCCGCCGGCGCCAACTGCGGCCGCGATGATCGCCACGCCAATTGTGATCACTACCGCGACGCGCACGCCGGTGAGGATGACACTCAACGCGAGCGGCAACTCGACCTGAAACAGCACCTGCCGATCAGTCATTCCCATCGCGACGGCGGCTTCGCGGACATTCGCGTCGACACCAACGATTCCCGTCACTGTGTTACGAATGATTGGCAGCAGCGCGTAAAAGACGAGCGCTACGATCGCCGTGCGTGGACCGATGCCGCCGATGAAGGGAAGTGGAATCAGAAACCCGAACAACGCGAGACTCGGAATCGTCTGCATGACGTTCGCGATGCCCAGCACGGGCGCGCGCAGACGTTTGCGCCGCGTGATCAGGATGCCGAGCGGCAATCCGATCGCGACCGCAATCGCGATCGCGATGAAAACCAGCCAGACATGCTGCGCGATGTGCGCCAGAATGTCAGACCAGTTGGATCGAAGGAATTCGGTCATGGAACATTCAAGGCAAAAGTGTTTTAAGTCCCGTTAGGGACTAAATGTTTATAGAGAACCTACGGAACAACTTTGAGTTCTGAATCTCCGCGAGGAGCGATTATCGCCCCTCGCGGAGAGTAGGTTTCTTGGTGACGCCTACTTCTATAAACATTTCGCTTCTACGGAGCGGTGGCCAAATCCGCTTTCAGCGTTTCCAAATATGCTTGCGCCAATTCGTTCTCGGACTTGACGAATCCTTCCGGCGTTTCGATCAGCACAATCTTGCCCGCCGACATCAACGCGATGCGCGACCCGAGCAGCAAGGCTTCGCGCACATCGTGCGTCACAAAAACCACGGTCTTACCCAAACTGGATTTCAGTTGCGCAAATTCTTTCTGTAAAGATGCGCGCGTCAATGGATCAAGCGCACCGAAGGGCTCGTCCATTAAAAGCAGCGGCGGATCGGCAGCTAAAGCGCGCGCGACTCCGACCCGCTGGCGTTGACCGCCCGACAACTCGCGGGGATAGCGATCTCCAAAGCGAGCAGGCTCGAGTCCAACCAGGGTCAACAACTCTTCAACGCGATCGCGGGTCCGGTCTTTCTCCCAATTCTCCAGCGAGGGCACCAGCGCCACGTTCTCGGCGACCGTGAAATGCGGAAACAACCCGGCTTCCTGAATCACATAACCCGTCCGTCGTCGCAAACGAATTACGTCCCATTCGATTGTCGGTTTTCCGTCGACGACAACCTCACCCGAGGTCGGCGTCAGCAAGCGATTTACCAGGCGCAGCGTGGTCGTCTTGCCGCAGCCTGATTCGCCGAGCAACACAAGTGTTTCGCCTGACTGAACACTGAAACTCAATCGATCGATGATCGGCCCCGACGTGTTAGGTTGGACCGCGAATGTAACTTCGCGAAATTCAACGAGGGGTGTTACTGCGTTAACGTTCAAAGCGTCGCGAGAATATCAGAAACATTCACCAGCGACACTAATTTGGAGTGCGCCGACTTGGCGGCGCTTTCTTTCTCGATGGTCAAAGCGGTGTCAAAGCCGCCGCACTCCAAATTTTTACCGCCGGATGGTAAAGTTTCGCCCAACCCATGAGCCAAATCGATCGAATTCACGCACGCGAAATTCTGGATTCACGCGGCAATCCAACTCTTGAAGCTGACGTCATTCTCGTAAGCGGTGCGCGCGGGAACGCGGCTGTTCCCTCCGGGGCTTCCACCGGAGAACACGAAGCGGTTGAGCTGCGCGACGGAGATCCCAAACGCTACCTGGGCAAAGGCGTCTTAAACGCGGTCCGGCATGTCAACGAAATCATCGCGACCGAGCTAAAAGGAATGGACGTGCTCGATCAACGCGCGGTCGATCGCAAACTGATTGAGATCGACGGGACGCCGAACAAATCGAAGCTGGGAGCGAACGCTCTACTGGGGGTGTCGATGGCGTCGGCGCGCGCGGCTGCGAATTTTCGGAAGCTGCCGCTGTATCGACACATCGGTGGTGACGCGGCGAACACTTTGCCGGTGCCGATGATGAACATCATTAACGGCGGCGCGCATGCCGACAACAACGTCGATTTTCAGGAGTTCATGATCGTTCCTGTCGGCGTTGACCGGTTCACAGAAGCGCTGCGCACGGGCGCGGAAATTTTTCACACGCTCAAATCAGTTTTGAAGAAGAAAGGCTATGCGACGAGCGTCGGGGACGAAGGCGGCTTTGCCCCAAACCTGAAATCGAACGAAGAAGCCATCGAAACGATCATCGAAGCGATAGCTCAAGCCGGTTACGAAGCGGGCCGCGATGTTTTGCTCGCGCTCGATCCGGCGTCGAGTGAGTTCTATGACGGTTCGGCCTACGTATTCAAGAAATCCGACGGGCGGAAACTTTCGAATGAACAGATGGTTGCTTTTTGGTCAGACTGGGTCAGCAAGTATCCGATCATCTCGATCGAAGACGGCATGGCCGAAAATGATTGGGACGGATGGAAAGCTCTGACCGAAGCAATTGGCAATCGGGTGCAACTCGTCGGCGACGATCTCTTCGTCACCAATACCAGGTTCCTGCAAAAGGGAATCGATCTCGGGGTGGCGAACTCGATTCTGATTAAGGTTAATCAGATTGGTACCTTGACCGAAACGTTGGAATGCATTGAGCTCGCCAAGTCGAACGGCCGGACCGCGGTCATCTCGCATCGTTCGGGCGAAACTGAGGATTCGTTCATTGCGGATCTCGCGGTGGCAACAAACGCGGGCCAGATCAAAACTGGTTCGCTTTCCCGCAGTGACCGCATCGCGAAATATAATCAGTTGCTGCGGATCGAAGAGGAACTCGGCCGCGCGGCGCGTTATCCGGGTAATACGGTGTTTAGTCAGAACCGCCTGCGGTAGCGGGCGGTTGAACTCGCGGAAATTGCAACCAACGAT is a genomic window of Pyrinomonadaceae bacterium containing:
- a CDS encoding MFS transporter; its protein translation is MSRSGSSKTGSDAPKRWRTLALLAIAELLGMSLWFSGSAVVPALAREWNLTESAASWLTLSVQLGFVAGTLLSALFNLPDIISSRHLFALTAIAGALVNAAFGLFADDVDIAITLRFLTGMFLAGVYPPAMKILATWFRYGRGLALGVLVGSLTLGKAAPYLINGIGSESWRTNVALVSLLAAAGALIVLFFISDGPLALPAARFDWRQVGKIFRNRGVRLASLGYFGHMWELYAMWTWIPFMIRASLSLRQSEPALAEVASFLVIGCGALGCVVAGLLADRIGRTVVTSGAMAISASCCLLIGFAFGAHPLLLLTIAAIWGASVVADSAQFSACVTELGDPQYIGTALTMQTSLGFLLTTVSIELLPRVEKIVGWRYAFMILAPGPLLGVLAMLRLRALPEAQKIAHGRR
- a CDS encoding protein kinase, producing MIGAKLGNYRILEKIGAGGQGTVYKATDTKLGRAVVIKVLPPELTVKEANLKRFEREARLASALDHPNICTIFDLNEIGGVHFIAMQFVEGKNVRELVNGRPLDLRSALSITIQVADALAAAHGRGIVHRDIKAGNVMVTPTGQAKILDFGLAKLLDSEDLGGIHHTDLTEVGIPYGTATYAAPEQARGERVDARADIFSTGVLLYEMLTGMWPFQGKTSIDVRHAVLHDDPLPLDQARPDPTPARLQAILDRTIAKNPKDRYQKADVLRDELREVLRDVDSGTAFNEPLVPIAPKYLSGTSAVGRAMRWLRGVTGERTSQMRGSSSADRPVHETPVTSVGEGDRKSVAILPFKNLSSDPQSSFYEFSLADAVITELARVRSLVVRPSSEIVKYQGKQVDPREAGREMSVSAVLSAGFLRAGDRIRVTAQLVDVNSGELLWSDRIDADATDIINVQDTITQEICDGLRLELSSDEKDRLEQQKTANAEAYEEYLRGRDSLGRYIYHTIARKDIDEAIERFERAAEMDPSFALAHSALGAAYGSRVMKGFGEADDHALAREAFDKALALDPHLLEARLNMVFIYLSGGEKAKARAAVDELRREAPNDASVHFVRAVVARLDGDYEKALRSLDRMLKLNPSERVVVSYNRSRILTYLSRFDEAFAELGAGAAVEPDHPLIKTFRARALYYHGEPTKAAEILEAVLEQHPQLDGIRPIYATFLSALGFSEEARAQLTDEVVKTANTDHDIAYWLASAYAMEGERDPALQWLRRAIELGNENRPWFERDKNWESLRDDQEYQRILNSINVPMSRDEANP
- a CDS encoding metallophosphoesterase family protein, translating into MKTFVVGDIHGRCAQLRGLLDLLPRDEATDTLVFLGDLIDRGPDVPGCVEHVSKLCGDNPERVRCLRGNHEQMLLDFIDRKHTIWVEASTGGEQTFKQYTGKPWRLRTDADFWAASDAIAEAIPAEQLAFMRELPLYHEDEFALYVHAGLEDGKHPRDSSPHALLWTRNTDFYKSYRGKPCVFGHTPTPFLPLRGRLGRHGIYVHNSAIGIDTGYNLQSPLSCLSLPDFTLYQTFADGRTATHHITVMIPESLKEMQRNAAAGS
- a CDS encoding ABC transporter permease; amino-acid sequence: MKLKIPKIFPTEVLRMALDSVRSNKFRSFLTVLGIVIGVFTAIVVASILTGMRQSLVAMIEDYGTNNIYAFHLTTGPRTNTDRAERLRKPLTVDDAEAIKAQAGAVEDIAVEAPNVGYSGGPFDDNITYRGNNYRWGNTTGVTANYADLTNVTIREGRFITDADDDQRRNVLVIGVNAADALFPGEQSNIAGKEVRMGGLNFEIVGVLEKRKAGFFGENEEDNAVYLPLRTAQKVAPARGWLLFVIKARAGQLNEALTQSEDILRRRRNVNFGDPNNFDIKTADNFVKQFDSITAMVGLIAIAISSLGLLVGGIGVMNIMLVSVTERTQEIGVRKALGARRRDITNQFLFEAMTLTFIGGMIGVLSAVGISNLIMLLIPSLPASVPTWAVVSGLSVSIFVGLVFGVWPARKAARLDPIECLRYE
- a CDS encoding ABC transporter permease, with the translated sequence MRYLYSVYSDSAKIALQSILAHKLRAFLTLIGIIIGVAAVVVVGASISGLNTYVTERVSKLLGANHFMIARMASHGRMSDEEYERRNRRNKRLNWDDYEWVRDRCQACSEVGVAMGAQADLSQDGVEFPGAIIFGVTANMETIEQKTINEGRFISPDDVTRSALVCVLGQEIREKYFGNTDPIGKTLKVRGLPMRVVGVEETRGSFFGDSMDRHIYIPATTHMQMFGRNNLQIHGGSSSRETFQAAIENARMELRNKHRLKGNEEDDFGVVDVEGLTNQIDQFTASIAAVVIPITAITLIVGGIVVMNIMLVSVTERTFEIGLRKAVGATRKQILVQFQIESAMLCGMGGLIGLLAAYGIVTLITAVAGITMTITIGYILLAVVVSTGVGMIAGIYPAFKAARLNPIIALTKTT
- a CDS encoding ABC transporter permease/substrate-binding protein → MTEFLRSNWSDILAHIAQHVWLVFIAIAIAVAIGLPLGILITRRKRLRAPVLGIANVMQTIPSLALFGFLIPLPFIGGIGPRTAIVALVFYALLPIIRNTVTGIVGVDANVREAAVAMGMTDRQVLFQVELPLALSVILTGVRVAVVITIGVAIIAAAVGAGGLGEYIFRGLRVNDDRLLLAGAVPSALMALAADFGFTLIERRFDPNVSRQRRFPKPLRVVAVTVLAAGVLAMGYAALKSFRGTASDGRARVVVGSKDFTESVLLAEIVAQMLEAKNVTVDRRFDLGGNLVHTALTAGQIDLYPEYTGTAFTAILQHPPVTDPKAVYDQVRREYGEQFNVEVSPPLGFDNTFAILVRGEDARKLNLKTVSEAARHSPQWQAGFGHDFISRQDGYPGFSRTYGLKFRAIREMALDLTYTALSSRQVDMIAGNSTDGRIASLDLVQLEDDRRYFPPYEAVFMTRRDALARVSALADALQILGGAISTDEMRKLNYEVDGARRDKKVVVREWLLKKGFIQ
- a CDS encoding ATP-binding cassette domain-containing protein, with amino-acid sequence MNVNAVTPLVEFREVTFAVQPNTSGPIIDRLSFSVQSGETLVLLGESGCGKTTTLRLVNRLLTPTSGEVVVDGKPTIEWDVIRLRRRTGYVIQEAGLFPHFTVAENVALVPSLENWEKDRTRDRVEELLTLVGLEPARFGDRYPRELSGGQRQRVGVARALAADPPLLLMDEPFGALDPLTRASLQKEFAQLKSSLGKTVVFVTHDVREALLLGSRIALMSAGKIVLIETPEGFVKSENELAQAYLETLKADLATAP
- the eno gene encoding phosphopyruvate hydratase, producing MSQIDRIHAREILDSRGNPTLEADVILVSGARGNAAVPSGASTGEHEAVELRDGDPKRYLGKGVLNAVRHVNEIIATELKGMDVLDQRAVDRKLIEIDGTPNKSKLGANALLGVSMASARAAANFRKLPLYRHIGGDAANTLPVPMMNIINGGAHADNNVDFQEFMIVPVGVDRFTEALRTGAEIFHTLKSVLKKKGYATSVGDEGGFAPNLKSNEEAIETIIEAIAQAGYEAGRDVLLALDPASSEFYDGSAYVFKKSDGRKLSNEQMVAFWSDWVSKYPIISIEDGMAENDWDGWKALTEAIGNRVQLVGDDLFVTNTRFLQKGIDLGVANSILIKVNQIGTLTETLECIELAKSNGRTAVISHRSGETEDSFIADLAVATNAGQIKTGSLSRSDRIAKYNQLLRIEEELGRAARYPGNTVFSQNRLR